GGCGGGGGCAATAATGTTGACCGCAAGCCACAACCCGCCCGAGTATAACGGTATCAAATTCATCCCCGAGTACGCGGGTCCCGCAAGCCCCGAGATAACCGGCAAGATAGAAGAGTTCATAGGCCGGATACTCGCGAGCGGACGCATTCTCCAAGCCCCCGTCGAGGGAACCTCGCTCGTGCGCGACATCGACCCCTATACGGAATATGTAAAGCATATATCGTCCCTCGCGGACTTCGAGAGATTGCGACGGAAGAAGCTGCGGGTCGTTCTCGACCCGATGTACGGCGCCGGGCAGGGCTTGATGGATAAGGTGCTCGCGCAGGCCGGTTGCGCTGTTGATACCATACACAACTTTAGGGACACACTTTTCGGGGGCTCGTATCCGGACCCCAGTGAAAAACACCTTGCGGAGCTGCGCGACCGCGTCCTCAAGAGCGAAGCGGATTTAGGTTTGGCGCTCGATGGTGATGCCGACAGGTTTGGCGCAATCGATCACGACGGCACTTATATAACGGCCAACCAGGTATTGAGCCTGGTGGCGGTACATCTTCTGAAGAACCGGGGCGTCGAGGGCTGTCTTGTGCGTACCGTAGCGACAACCCACCTCCTCGACGAAATCGCCCGGGACTACGGCATTGAGGTCGTCGAGACGCCGGTCGGCTTTAAGTACATCGCGCAGGTGATGATGGAGCGCGCGGTAGTCGTAGGGGGCGAGGAGAGCGGGGGGTTGAGTATTCTGGGTCATATTCCCGAAAAAGACGGGTTGTTGGCCGACCTGCTCTTGGCCGAGACGGTAGCGTATGAGGAAAAATCGCTGGGCGACATACTTGCCGAGATATACGAGAAATACGGCAGATTCTACACGACGAGGCTTGACTTGCATTTGGCGGCGGACAAAAAGGATGAGGTTCTAAAGAGCCTGAGGGACAACCCGCCGGCCGATATATCGGGAGACAAGGTCGTGGAGGTGCGCACGGTCGACGGTATCAAGCTGGTGCTGGAGAGCGGGGATTGGTTGCTGGCGCGTCCGTCGGGAACCGAGCCGTTGGTCCGTATCTATGTCGAATCCCGTGACAAAGCGCGTTTCAGCGCGCTCGAGAGTTATGCTTCGAAGGTCGTCGCACCCCAGCCCGGGTAAAAAATCGCGGTAACCGGGATGCTCTCGATTATGAGGTTAGACGTTGGAAACGCCATTGATGGCGGGTTCAGTCCTTGATACCATAGAGGGTAAGGCTATTGCGTCCACAATACGGCATCGACGAATCTATGATATCGAGCGACAATGCCTCTCTCGAAGTGAGAGAGAAGATAACTTCGTTTCTTTTCTGGTACCGGATAGTGACGCTGGCGCTAGTCGCCGCATTAACCATATCGGGGATTACGGTTATGGCGCTGGTGCCGTTGGCTGTGGCGTTCTCCTATAACGCGCTTGTCGTGAGTTCTCGAGCGAAAATTTTGCCGATATTGAAGTCACACCCCTACCTGTTAGCTATCGATGTCGCTCTCAGTTGCTACCTGTTGTCCGGCACGGGCGGTTTCGCGAGCCCGTACTATCTATACGCCTTTACCACCATGATGATAGGGTCCTTTATATTCGCTTATCGCGGCGCGCTTATCTTTGCCTCCGCCCAGAGTTTGGTCTTGTTGTGGGTCGTGCACAATGCCGGATACGCGATTGCCGACATTGTTGAACAGGGGGAACATCTCGTTACCGATATAACCTTTTATTACTTGACCGCCTTATCATTCGCGTATCTGTCGAGTCTACTCACGGCGCTCGATATCGCGAATACCGGTAGAGTCGAGGTCGGAAGCGAACTCAAGTCGGCGACCGAGCGACTCGCGGCAATGCTCGGAACCAGCGACCTTTCGCCACGCGAGCAAGAGGTGTTATTACATGCGCTCGATGGGAAGAGGATTGAGGATATCGCGCGAGATCTCGAGATATCGACAAATACTATTAAGACCCACTTAAGTCGTTCATATAGGAAACTCGGCGTCATCTCAAGGGATGACGCGATATTGAAGTTGGTCACACATGGAAAAGAAGCTATTTGATGTTAGAAACAACTTAGTATATCTGCTCATTTTGCGCTGGGCCGCACTGTTGCATATTGCGATACTTCAGGCGCTCGGGCTGGATATCGGTCCGCCCGTGATATTCTTGGGATTAATAGCGTATGTCTTTGTGCTAACGATGTTTTGGGGCACCGTCACCGAGTTTGTCAGAGATCGTCCCCGCTTGCTCCATGTCGACCTGCTTATCGCGGGAGCGCTTATCGCCGTTACCGGCGGCGCTTGGAAGAGTTCCTATTATATGTACGCTTACACCTG
This window of the Actinomycetota bacterium genome carries:
- a CDS encoding phosphoglucomutase/phosphomannomutase family protein; the protein is AGAIMLTASHNPPEYNGIKFIPEYAGPASPEITGKIEEFIGRILASGRILQAPVEGTSLVRDIDPYTEYVKHISSLADFERLRRKKLRVVLDPMYGAGQGLMDKVLAQAGCAVDTIHNFRDTLFGGSYPDPSEKHLAELRDRVLKSEADLGLALDGDADRFGAIDHDGTYITANQVLSLVAVHLLKNRGVEGCLVRTVATTHLLDEIARDYGIEVVETPVGFKYIAQVMMERAVVVGGEESGGLSILGHIPEKDGLLADLLLAETVAYEEKSLGDILAEIYEKYGRFYTTRLDLHLAADKKDEVLKSLRDNPPADISGDKVVEVRTVDGIKLVLESGDWLLARPSGTEPLVRIYVESRDKARFSALESYASKVVAPQPG